The nucleotide window GTACCCGGCCCATTCCCTCCAGCACCGGGGCCCGCCTACGGTTTCTGCTGACTGCGCACCAGGGTTCCACCCGGAGGGTGGCCAGCGTGCAGCAAAGTCCGCCCCGCCCGACGGTCCCTGCGGATCATCCAGCACAACGTCGACATCGACGGAACTGGCACCTCACCGCCGGCAGCCACCAGCCGACGCCTCAGCTTCGAGACATTGCCCCCGCCTCACCCAGCAGCTCCCACACCTCGTCCGACACCGCGCATCCCTGCCGGACCGGGGCCTCTGCCCGCCCGGTCGCCTTCGCCTGCTCCAGCCAGCGCCAGACCGTACGCTCCGAAACACCCACCGTCTCAGCGACCGCACGCACATGCCGCGTCGACAACTCCCCCGCCTGCTGCCGCTCCAGCAGACGAGGCACCACCAACGCCCTGGGCAACCCAGCCCCCGGCCGGCCCTTACCTCTTGATTCACCACCCGATCACACCGGCCTGCCCACCTCACCGCGTAAGAACTCGTGAACCTGAGACAGCATCACCCAGCATGCGATAAAGCCCCACGACAGCAATACCCACGCGAAATCTCTCACCTTGTGACAGCGCCAGCCCCACCCTGAAGACCCCACTGATCAGCACCGAATCCCTCCACCCCGGGACCAGCCCCACCGACTCTCACCACCACCGACACCAAGCCGAGAGATCGCAGCGAGCGCTTAGCTTGTTCTTTATGGTCTGAGCCGGCTTCGTTCGATGAGGCTCTCGGGTCGTTTCACGGTTTTGCCCACGTCGTAGCGGGTGGCGGCCCGCTGGTTCGGCGGCGGCCTCGCGCAGAAGGCGGATCTGGGTGTGGGCGGCGATGATCAGCCAGGTCCAGCGCTCGCCGGCCTCGGGGATTCACAGCTTCGGACGGGTCCACCCGAGGGTCTGTTTCATCAGCCTGAAGAGGTGCTCGATGTCAAACCTCCTCAGGAACGCCTGCCAGCGCACGTCGACGTCCTCGCTGTTCAGGCCGGTGGCGGACGACCACAGCCAGAGCGGAAGCGGGTCGCCTCCGCCGGGCAGGCGGTCGACCTGGAGGCGGATCAGCGTACCCTCGATGATGGGGAGTTCGCCGACGTGGTCGATCCTGGCGGAGCGGGTGGTCAGACGGGGGTGGATGCGGTCCCAGGCCATCGCGCGGGCGGCGCCGTACCGGTCGGTGACCTGCACGGTTGCCACGTCCGGCTCGCCCCAGGTCTCCGGCTTGGCGAAGCGGAACTCCTTGCCGTGCTTCGGCGGTCGCCCGCCCTGGGGATAGGACAGGGCGTACTCCTTGAGCGATGGAGTCGGCCGTCGCATGACGCGGTCGGAGCGCATCCGTCCCAGCACCTCGATCGGGAGGCCGTCGAGGAGGTGGGCCATGCGCGGGCGTCGTAGCCAGCGTCGAAGACGATGGGGATGTCGCGGTCACCGAAGTGCCAGCGACCCATCTCGATCAGGTCCGTGACCACACGGCGGAGTTGGGTGGCCGTGACCTCGGCGACGTCGTCCTCAGGCCCGAGACGGACGGCATCCAGCAGCTGGCACCAGGACGTCCGGCCCGATTCGAGGGCGGCGACGAACGAGTACGGCCAGCCGGGCACGAACTGATCCGAAGACCGTCCGCTGCGGCCGTAGACGTGGCAGAACAGACGCTCCGCGCTGGTCGGCGCGTCGGGACGGAGCCAGTTGCTGACGTCGACCGCCAGAACCAGGCGCCCGTCGGCGGCCCGCGGCATCGGCAGACCGGCCAGCACCTGCCGCAGCCGGGGCACGTCCACGTTCCTGTGGTTCAACGCCCCGTACATCGCACCGTGCCCACGCCGGTGCTCAGCCACCAGCGTCAGGTCCACCGGCGAGGTCACCGGACCGTCCGCGCACAGCGGCGCGTCGGCCAGCTCGAACAGCTCGTCCCTGCGGGCGGTCAGGCAGTCGAAGAAGTCGTCCCGGAAGCGTGACGCTTCGGCGAACGCTTCCCCCGGGACATCGAGGTGCGGCAGGCTCATCCCCACGGCCTTCGTTCTGGTTCGGTGCATTCCTTGGTCGGAGCACAGAATCGGACGGAGGCCGCCCACGCGTCTGATGAAATTCCGCGTGAGGGAGCCAGTTCGACGGACAATTCGACACTACGGAGCTCGGGAGCCCAGGCAACCCGCTTGAAGTCGTGGCAGAGCCGAAGGGAGCGGTAGTGAACGGGAGGTGGTGGCTCACACAGGGCGACACCCGGATCGGCGAGCTACGGCAGTACGCAATTGATCAGCCAACGTTCCTCTGCCACTTCATCCCGGGGCCCGGGTGGGAAGGGGTCCGTGTGCTGTTCGAGAGCTGGGCGGCTCTGCACGGCCCGGACCCCGACGGCTCTCGAACAGCACAGGCCATCAAGCCCATCATGGACCTCGGACTAACGCTGGTTCCCGAAGACGAAGGTCAGCGCATGGCGCTCTTCAAAGAGTGCATCGTCCGTATCGACGGTGACACCGCCCGCGTGCACTGCTGACCTCAACGAAGTCGCCGACCATAAAGAACAAGCTTAGTGCCTGTTTCTGAACCCCGAACCCGGAGGCCAAAAGGCCGTTGGTTCGAAATAGGAGCTTTGCACGAGCGTTCGGGGATCGGTCGCTGTGACCGATCCCCGAGGCACTCAGCACCAGTTCCAGACGTACCAGACGGGGCCCCAGTGTCCGTAGGCGTCCGAGGAGGGGGCGCCGGGGGCCGCGGAGAGGTAGATCCCATACTTGTCGTAGAACCCCGTCTCCGTGCCCGCTGTCTGGTTGTTGTACCAGGAACCTCCACTACCCATGCCGTCGGGAATTTCCTGCTTGTAGCAGTCCTTGAAGCGGAATCCGAGCTGTTGGAAATTGCTCTGCTTGTAGCCGCAGAAGTATCCCTTGGGGCAGTCAGCTGGCGGGGACTGAGGCTGCGCAGCGCTCGATGGGGCCGTGGACAGTGCTACGGCGGTGAGGGCTCCAGCAGCCACGAGAAGCCGGCGTAGAGACTGCCAGCGGGTGGGGTTGACCATGCGAGTTCCCTTCGTGTCTGCGCATGTAGTAAATGGTCGACCGGAACCGTCGAAGTCCTCCGGCGCCAGCTAGCCACGTAACAAGGTTTGTGGGGCGGCTGGTTGTTGCACAGGCCCATTTTTCGCCATATGCAAGCCTTCTCCCCCTGTGACAGGAGCACCACGTTCCTGGGAATCCGTTCGCAGATCGGTCACGGTGACCGTTGGAGGAAAGGTGGCAATCTCTGGCCATCTCCGCCGCAGATCGTTGAGCTGCGCTCTTGAGGATTGAAGACACGCACTTAGCCGATCCGGCTGGCGCGGCAATCCGCTGCCCGGCGATGCTGGCTTGCTGCACGAAGAGCAGCCGTGTGCCGCCTGGGTCGTGCGAAGGCACGAGCAGCAGCGGCTACAGGTTCCGGGAGAGCGTCTCGCAGTACCCGAGCGGCACGGTCGCCTGGTAGAGGTCGTCGCCCTCCGCATACTCGGCTGCGATGCCCAGCATCATCGTGAGGCTGTGGAGCGTCTCGCCCTTGCCACCGGCCTCCGCCGGTCGTTCGGCGAGGACGCGGTGGGCCCGATGCAGGATCTCGTGCCAGCCGTCGTCGTACGTTGCCGGGTCCACGCCGGTCATCGGCGTCAGCCACAGGTCGGCGTGTGGCTGGAGGACCTGCTCGGTGGTCCGGTAGTCCAGCGCGGCCCCGCAC belongs to Streptomyces sp. NBC_01454 and includes:
- a CDS encoding helix-turn-helix domain-containing protein; protein product: MPRLLERQQAGELSTRHVRAVAETVGVSERTVWRWLEQAKATGRAEAPVRQGCAVSDEVWELLGEAGAMSRS